The genomic window ctaatttttatggattctacactcaagaaggagtccaggccaTTTGGAATCAGTCCACAATATttacggagcaagaagttatgaattttacaactcagaggtttctcagcccgtccatctgcgagtatccgactttagaaggagatttaagctcaagtaaggagcggcctgaagcaaagcccatcataggagtcaagaggagtttaccagctttccagaaagcccaagatcaggagaaatggccacggaattatAAAGATaggatccaatctccaaaaccggccaaaccagttctacacttgcctcaattggaagctaaccggttcaatcagcttcaaaccagacattggcgaccaggggATCATTTCAACCTATCAGAAGGTATTCCAGAAGTCCTTAGCTACACCAAAACCAAGGAGATCAGTCGGTTCAATGGACAATCACTTAAATCCAACCGGAtctatttatggaaagattggacaatctttTGGTTTGATCTATTCCAAGCAATTCCAATCCAACCAGGAAAACCAGACGACGTCCAGACTAAACCAAGACATCCAGGAGACACTATACACGAGCCAGAAGAGTTCTACAACTTCAtcccatgcaccagcccacataggaataagaagatccccattatcaccaaactgccttatttggagtctcttgcattcaaactccaacagctctttttctaccaaggcaaggacgagatcagcatctaccaagcattcaagaaggtcccaaaaaagctctcttatccccttaaaccgtccagattcaagaaaatcaagtttcttcacttggagccaaaatcccacaaAAAGCTCCAACAGCTAGTTTTTCAATTTATTGCTTTgtctttgatttgtttcctttaaAATCTTTTTAGAACGTTAGAGTCTTTGTttctgagcattatataagctcattGTCGTCCTTGTAAAGAAgcacccttaatcaccaagttaatagaaagtttattcagttttatcaaagttgttctttgtataaaatatcggtctttaggattcaaagagagattctttgttgtcttataggtttcgtgagtctagtttgtttgtgcaaatcaaacaagctcagtacacagattgagagagtcaatcacttcgatccatcattccatcagattgagagattcaatcaaaccttcctccgcaaatccacttcagttcatcatctaatcaagctgagagtgatacacatccagcatcttgattccatcctatcctttgtttatttatctttttttattatcattatcatcatcatctcattcgttttcatatttgtttctgtttgcatcataaaaactaaaaactcataaaaatcggttttctttgttttcaggttgaaaccttggttccaccatttttatcaattcgtgggttacccccctgtgcctacaacattttggtatcagagcttaatcTCCTGACTCAGGGGATATCTATCATTGCATCTCATACTtgcttgcatttgtttttccattcataaaccgaaaatccataaaaactgtttctttttgtttcaagttttgtttctgCATATTTTTGTTATTGCTGTTCATCATACTTTAAAGccacaaaaaagaaaagaaaaagttttgtttgattcatttaaaaatCGAAAATCCCAAAAGAAAATGTTTGCATTCATTAGATGCCATAAAAGAAAATCCcataaaaatttcttttttgaatttgattccTTTTCATTTGCATTCATAAATTCAAAGGCCAAAAGAAATCATCCTAGTTATTGTTTCATACCATTTCTACTTGTCCATTTCGTGATTGcatcagaaaagaaaaagaaaatatttttaagctttagtttatatcattttgcataatttatttcatttcggttcaacattgcatattttctcggtttattttttttttaactagctTGCATTTTGGTTCTCATTCTGATCCCCCCATAAATTCCCTATTCTTCACTTGATCTTTGTGATTGCTTGCAGGAAGAAATGGGAGAATTAGCATAAAGCCAAGCCTTATTGGCCTCTCAAAAACAGCTATTGGCTGCTATGAAGGGTGTACAAGATCAGATTTCTCAGCTGGAGAAAACAAACAAGGCACAAGGCCAACGACCACAGCAAGGAGAAAGAAAATCTGGAGATGCACTAGATGCTGGCTATGTTgagcccaagccaccagatccttcatgGATCACCAAACACCAAACTTCTTATACTCATGAATACTCAAATTATTCTTATCATGATTATAACTCTGCTGATGATGttaatatttattctttttcaggAAGCAGTTGGTCCAGTGAGTATCTAACATGGGAAAGAATCATGGATGATTGGTTTATATACTATGGCGTGCCAAAGAAGGAAAGGCTAGCTCATGCCATCAAGCAACTTTCCGGAAAAGCTTACTCATGGTGGAAAAGAGTAGATAAGACACATAGTAAAATTCCAGAAGAGGTTGTCACCAACTGGGAAGATCTTAAAGATGTTATGATCAGGAAGTATGTGACTACACTTCCCACGCAAGAAACCAGAAGAAAATACCCAAGGAGATTTTCAAATGGTGTGTCCAAAGAGGCAAAGAAAGTTGTGCCACAACAAGGCCATAGAAGCTTGATCTATCAAGACAAGATTCGGCCAAGACAGATGCCCACGGTTTTATATGATCAATACCAACCTTATGAGGTCTCAAAGGCAATGGAGAAGAAAAACCTTGTCAGCCAAGACACGTTGGCCAGGtacaaagaaaaatcagacaaaccGATTTTTCAAGATAAGGCCAAGGTATgtcctatacttgataaatttgtttataaatcatctcccactggtatgagtcacttgtctttgtccaaggaTGTTAAGACAGGTCCTGAGGTCCAGAAAGACACGATCACCCAATCCTTGTTGAGATCAAAAGTTGTCCATGATTTAAGTCCAAGAGAGAAGGAGATTTTAAACCCAAATAAAGAAGAGCCATGCAGCCAAGGTAAGTCTTCTAACTCTGAGGATTTGAAAtatcagacatgttatagatgtcataaaAGAGGACACTTTGCTGTAGTTTGTCCAAGTAAACAAGTATTGATAGAGACATcactagaaaagaaaacagatttaTCTTTGAAAAGTGATAATTTTATTCAATCTGATTTATTGGTTCCAAATTCTtgtataatgcacttgtctttgtcaaagggTGTTGTAACAGGACTTAAGGAGCATgaatttaaagaagaagaaccaccagGCGTGACTCTTGTGATGGACCAGAAGATTGTTCAAGAGACAATGCAGTCCATATTgtttaaagaagcaaaaccaaaacaataccAAGGTAAGGCTTTAGAATCTCAAAGGAGaatgaaagctgacttgctctatcttggtgcagattatacagtttcgaggtcgaaaccttgtcaagagggaggggatgatgtggtcatcagatcagcaactgaaccggaggtcaacccaaagccctactcaaccagccaaggcgcaaaCCAGAACATatgtgcactaaaaatgccatatcttacaaaccaggagggtttaaatcacgaggctaatttttatggattctacactcaaaaAGGAGTCCAGGCCATTTAGAATTAGTCCACAATATttacggagcaagaagttatgaattttacaactcagaggtttctcagcccgtccatctgcgagtatccgactttagaaggagatttaagctcaagtaaggagcggcctgaagcaaagCCTATCATAGGAGTCAAGAAGAGTTTAccagctttccagaaagcccaagatcaggagaaatggccacgggATTATAAATATaggatccaatctccaaaaccggccaaaccagttctacacttgcctcaattggaagctaaccggttcaatcagtttcaaaccagacattggcgaccaggagatcatttcaacctATCAGAAGGTATTCCAGAAGTCCTTAGCTACACCAAAACCCAGGAGATCAGTCGgttcaatggagaatcacttaaatccaaccggagctatttattgaaagattggacaatctttCGGTTTGATCCATTCCAAGCAATTCAAATCCAACCAGGAGAACCAGACGACGTCCAGACTAAACCAAGACATCCAGGAGACACTATACACGAGCCAGAAGAGTTCTACACTTCAtcccatgcaccagcccacataggaataagaagatccccattatcaccaaactgccttatttggagtctcttgcattcaaactccaacagctctttttctaccaaggcaaggacgagatcagcatctaccaagcattcaagaaggtcccaagaaagctctcttatcccct from Brassica rapa cultivar Chiifu-401-42 unplaced genomic scaffold, CAAS_Brap_v3.01 Scaffold0306, whole genome shotgun sequence includes these protein-coding regions:
- the LOC117130033 gene encoding uncharacterized protein LOC117130033, with protein sequence MKGVQDQISQLEKTNKAQGQRPQQGERKSGDALDAGYVEPKPPDPSWITKHQTSYTHEYSNYSYHDYNSADDVNIYSFSGSSWSSEYLTWERIMDDWFIYYGVPKKERLAHAIKQLSGKAYSWWKRVDKTHSKIPEEVVTNWEDLKDVMIRKYVTTLPTQETRRKYPRRFSNGVSKEAKKVVPQQGHRSLIYQDKIRPRQMPTVLYDQYQPYEVSKAMEKKNLVSQDTLARYKEKSDKPIFQDKAKDVKTGPEVQKDTITQSLLRSKVVHDLSPREKEILNPNKEEPCSQGLKEHEFKEEEPPGVTLVMDQKIVQETMQSILFKEAKPKQYQER